The Rahnella aceris genome contains the following window.
GCCATCGAGCCAAAAATATCGGCAATATTCTCGTAATCGGAGATGTCATAGCCGTTATCGTCCATCGGCGAACGATAAACCGGCGACAGCCACAGCATATTGATGCCGAGCTGCTGCAAATAGTCGAGTTTACTGATGATGCCGTTGAGATCACCGGTACCGTCACCGTTACTGTCCATAAAGCTGCGCGGATAGACCTGATAAACCACGGCATCCTTCCACTGCTGTGCGCTGTGCATATCACTCATGACTTTCTCTTCCCTAAACGGATTAATGATTCATGGTCAGATGGCGATGGAACGCCCGACCGTGACTGTCGAACAGGTAACAGCGCTCCACCGGCAGCCGCACGCCAACGATCTCGCCAACCTGAATGGCTGAACGTTCTGCGTGACGGACCACCCAGGGTTCACTGGCATTGCCGTTATCCAGATACAACAGGGTTTCGTTGCCCATCTGCTCAACAAACATCACCTCTCCCTGATATTCACACTCTTCCCGATTGCCGCTGCGAATATGTTCCGGGCGAATACCCAAGTTCACGCTGCGGCCCTGTGCCGCTGCCGGCGTGGCAACAGGCAGAACCAGCGCCTTGCCGTTATCCAGCTCGACCACGCTTTGTTGTTCACCCGCCTGGCGCAGCGTGGCAGGAAGCAGATTCATCTTCGGCGAACCGATAAACTGCGCCACAAACTCATTGGCAGGTTGGTCGTACAGCTCCAGCGGCGTGCCCACTTGCTCGATGTTGCCCTGATTGAGCACCACAATACGGTCGGCAAGCGTCATCGCCTCGACCTGATCGTGGGTGACATAAATAATGGTGACGCCCAGACGTTTGTGCAGGGCCGACACCTCCATGCGCATCTGCACGCGCAGGGAAGCGTCAAGGTTTGAAAGCGGTTCGTCGAACAGGAACAGGCGGGGTTCACGGACGATGGCACGGCCAATCGCTACACGCTGGCGCTGGCCGCCGGACAAGTCTTTTGGCCGTCGCGCCAGCAGGGGTTCGAGCTGTAAAATACGTGCGCACTCACGCACGCGCTGGTCGATTTCGGATGCCGGATGGCGCGCAAGCTCCAGCCCAAACGCCATATTCTGATAGACGCTCATGTGCGGATAGAGGGCATATGACTGAAATACCATGCCAATGCCGCGTTCTGCTGGCGTGTCATCGTTCACATAGTTCCCGTCGATATACATGCCCCCGCCACTTATCTCCTCAAGCCCGGCAATCATCCGCAGTAGTGTTGACTTGCCGCAGCCGGAAGGCCCGACGATCACCACAAACTCTCCGCTTTTAATGTGCAGATCCAGCGATTTGATGACCTCTGTCTTTGCACCATAGCGTTTTTGAATCTTGTCCAAGGTCAGTTGCGCCATATTCCCCTCCGAATCCATGATGTTGTTATGCCGGAAGCTCCCGGCATCAATAGAGTCTGTCTTTATTTCAGATAGTTAAGCCATGGGCTCTGACGAGAAATCATCACATCCACCAGTTCTGGAATAGCACGGCATTTGTTGTTCACCGGGTCAACCAGCAGTGCCTGAATCACCAGATCGCGGGCCCCTTCAAGGATGGCCTCCGCCGTCAGGTCGTGGATGGCAACCTGATTACTGAGTAACCCGCCGATACCGGCCGGGACATCGATCTTGATCCCATGTACACCTTTCCGGTCAATAATCGCAGGCACTTCCACGGCGATAAACGCTGGCAGTTGTTTGATAAATCCGCGGTTCGGAATGTTGACGGCGGCCTCCTCATAGCCTGAGTCGGTCAGAATTCCCTCGATGACGGGCACCACGCGCTCCTTCAACTTAAGCTCAATCTTCGGCTGCACCTCACCGAGGTAGTTACGATAGAAAGTATAAAAGTCGAGAATGCCGCGATGATCGCTGACCTCGCCCGCCCAGCTGATGTATTCGCCAAAATGGCTGTCGCCGGTGATAGGCAGGTGGTGAAACTTCTCAAGGATTTCTTTGAATAACGTACGGTCTGCCCAGGGATACGAGCTGTCTTTGCCGCCGAGCGCATGACGTTCGGTGCTGCCTTCGGTTTCCACCCACTTACCGTGGGAGCGGGTATACGCCAGGATGTCGCTGTAACCCGGCAAAGTCGCGAAATAGTCCGGGGCTTTGGTCCTGACGTCGGCATACGCGTCTTTACCACTGTCTTTATACCGGGCTTCTAACAGCACGCTGAAGTGGTTGAGGCCACCCGAACGCAGATTCAGATTATCGAAGGAGGTTCCCAGCATTTCAGGCAGATAGCGCTCAAGGGACGCTATTTCGTGACACATGCCGACAAAATTCAGCTCAGGGAAGGCACGATGCACGGTGGTACAAATGCGGCTCATCGGATTGGAATAATTAAATATCCAGGCGTCAGGGCAAATGTTGGCCACGTCGGCGCAGATGTCCAAAATAGGCGGAATAATACGCAGCGCATGGAACAATCCCCCCGGGCCGCCGTTCTCGCCATAGACCTGCTGAATGCCATACTGCTGCGGGATCTGCCAGTCAAGATCCCACAGGGCAAAACGATCGCCCACCTCAATCGAGATAATCACAAACCCGGCACCGCGCAACGCCGTGGCACGGTCAGTGGTCGCACTGACGATAAAGGGGAGATCTTCTTTTGCCAGGAAATCACGGGCCGTCTTTTCCGTTACCGCCAGCGAGGCCGGATTGATGTCATGGAGTACGATTTCACTGCCGTACAGCGCGGTGCTCTGGAAAATGTCACCCAGCGTATCGTAACCAAACTGCGCACTGCCTGCGCCCACTAGAACAATTTTTGTAGCCATATTATTCGGGTCTCCTGACGATACTGATTGAGGCATCAGCCTTTGACTGCGCCGTTGGTTAATCCACTGACAATGCGTCGCTGGAAAATAAGCACCAGCACCACAATGGGAAGCGTGACGATGACTGAGGAAGCCATGATGGCGCCCCATGGAAGTTCGAATTGGGAAGATCCTTGCAACATACTGATCGCCACGGGAACGGTTCGCTTGTCGCCGGAAATCACAAACGTCAGAGCAAACATAAATTCATTCCAGGCGCCGATGAACGCCAGCAGTCCGGTCGTCACCAGCGACGGCCCCATGATGGGCACAAAGATACGGCTGATAATGGTCCAGGTGCTGGCACCATCGACGATTGCCGCTTCTTCCAGCTCGACGGGAATCGCCTTCATAAAGGTGGTCAGCACCCAGATTGTGAAGGGTAATGAAAAGGTGGTGTAGGACAGGACCAGCGCGCCAAGCGAGTCATACAATCCCATAAACCGCACCAGCTCAAACATACCTGACAGCACAGCCACCTGCGGGAACATGGAC
Protein-coding sequences here:
- a CDS encoding carbohydrate ABC transporter permease; its protein translation is MKLNRQQQKLAQRSLIFAGSAFACLICLFPFYYAVITSLRSGANLFTVIWLPDEMNWGNYVTALMDNGIARSLFNSAVVATLTVGLCLLVSITAAFALSRIRFTGRKYLLFTILCVSMFPQVAVLSGMFELVRFMGLYDSLGALVLSYTTFSLPFTIWVLTTFMKAIPVELEEAAIVDGASTWTIISRIFVPIMGPSLVTTGLLAFIGAWNEFMFALTFVISGDKRTVPVAISMLQGSSQFELPWGAIMASSVIVTLPIVVLVLIFQRRIVSGLTNGAVKG
- a CDS encoding family 4 glycosyl hydrolase, with translation MATKIVLVGAGSAQFGYDTLGDIFQSTALYGSEIVLHDINPASLAVTEKTARDFLAKEDLPFIVSATTDRATALRGAGFVIISIEVGDRFALWDLDWQIPQQYGIQQVYGENGGPGGLFHALRIIPPILDICADVANICPDAWIFNYSNPMSRICTTVHRAFPELNFVGMCHEIASLERYLPEMLGTSFDNLNLRSGGLNHFSVLLEARYKDSGKDAYADVRTKAPDYFATLPGYSDILAYTRSHGKWVETEGSTERHALGGKDSSYPWADRTLFKEILEKFHHLPITGDSHFGEYISWAGEVSDHRGILDFYTFYRNYLGEVQPKIELKLKERVVPVIEGILTDSGYEEAAVNIPNRGFIKQLPAFIAVEVPAIIDRKGVHGIKIDVPAGIGGLLSNQVAIHDLTAEAILEGARDLVIQALLVDPVNNKCRAIPELVDVMISRQSPWLNYLK
- a CDS encoding ABC transporter ATP-binding protein; its protein translation is MAQLTLDKIQKRYGAKTEVIKSLDLHIKSGEFVVIVGPSGCGKSTLLRMIAGLEEISGGGMYIDGNYVNDDTPAERGIGMVFQSYALYPHMSVYQNMAFGLELARHPASEIDQRVRECARILQLEPLLARRPKDLSGGQRQRVAIGRAIVREPRLFLFDEPLSNLDASLRVQMRMEVSALHKRLGVTIIYVTHDQVEAMTLADRIVVLNQGNIEQVGTPLELYDQPANEFVAQFIGSPKMNLLPATLRQAGEQQSVVELDNGKALVLPVATPAAAQGRSVNLGIRPEHIRSGNREECEYQGEVMFVEQMGNETLLYLDNGNASEPWVVRHAERSAIQVGEIVGVRLPVERCYLFDSHGRAFHRHLTMNH